From a region of the Danio aesculapii chromosome 4, fDanAes4.1, whole genome shotgun sequence genome:
- the LOC130222792 gene encoding gastrula zinc finger protein XlCGF8.2DB isoform X1: MEFIKEESEDVKIEEITVKYEDPEEQTDMMVLKDESQELSETDEKNLLESQESETVEKSTMTEKTFSPKTEKADSNGEFTCRQCGKNFTNKQNLEVHMRIHTGEKPFSCRHCGKSFNQTQNLKVHMRVHTGEKPFSCQQCGQSFTHKGNLNAHMRIHTGESAFICSLCGKSFSRKESLNTHMNVHTGEKPCICAQCGKRFSCKETLKFHMRIHTGEKCSVCHHCGKSFNHKRSLNTHMRLHTGEKPFICSQCGKSFTTKGNLEVHMRLHTGEKPFTCVQCQQSFTYQRDLKSHLQTHS; this comes from the coding sequence ACATGATGGTGTTGAAAGATGAGAGTCAGGAACTCAGTGAAACGGATGAGAAAAATCTGTTGGAGAGCCAAGAATCAGAGACTGTGGAAAAATCCACAATGACTGAGAAGACTttctcacccaaaactgaaaaggcAGATTCGAACGGTGAGTTCACCTGCCGCCAGTGTGGAAAGAATTTCACAAATAAGCAAAACCTCGAAgtccacatgaggatccacaccggagagaagccctTCAGCTGCCGACACTGCGGGAAGAGCTTCAACCAAACTCAAAACCTGAAAGtgcacatgagagttcacaccggagagaaacccttCAGCTGCCAACAGTGCGGACAGAGTTTCACACACAAAGGAAACCTCAACgcccacatgaggattcacaccggCGAGAGCGCCTTcatctgcagtctgtgtgggaagAGCTTCTCCAGGAAGGAGAGTCTGAACACTCACATGAAcgtccacaccggagagaagccttgCATTTGTGCTCAATGCGGAAAGAGATTCAGTTGTAAAGAAACTCTCAAGttccacatgaggatccacaccggagagaagtgCAGCGTGTGCCATCACTGCGGAAAGAGTTTCAACCATAAGCGAAGCCTCAACACTCACATGAGACTGCACACGGGGGAGAAGCCCTTCATCTgctctcagtgtgggaagagcttcaCCACCAAAGGAAACCTGGAGGTGCACATGAGgcttcacaccggagagaagccctTCACGTGTGTTCAGTGCCAGCAGAGTTTTACATATCAGAGGGACCTGAAAAGTCACTTGCAGACTCATTCTTGA